In Sulfitobacter sp. M39, the following proteins share a genomic window:
- a CDS encoding acetyl-CoA acetyltransferase produces MGDQPHPFHAVADLAARRGLRDLKLAEERGGQYVRLYQATPPLFFKHRNDPSDSYDRERFKDFKRILLSEDDCDKGPEATIALIRTLLEKFADYTPQRS; encoded by the coding sequence ATGGGCGACCAGCCGCATCCTTTCCACGCCGTGGCCGATCTGGCAGCGCGGCGTGGGCTGAGGGACCTTAAGCTCGCAGAAGAACGCGGGGGGCAATATGTGCGCCTGTATCAGGCTACGCCTCCGCTGTTCTTCAAGCATCGCAACGATCCAAGCGACAGCTATGACCGCGAGCGGTTCAAGGACTTCAAACGGATACTGCTAAGCGAGGATGACTGCGACAAAGGCCCGGAAGCCACCATCGCCTTGATCCGCACACTGCTTGAAAAATTCGCTGACTATACGCCTCAGCGCTCGTAA
- a CDS encoding acetyl-CoA C-acetyltransferase gives MTEAYIYDALRTPRGKGRKDGALHELTSLRLSALTLNAMKERNNLEGHAVEDVIWGNVTQVMEQGGCLARSAVLASDLDERIPGLAINRFCASGMEAVNLAANQVRGGAGMGYIAGGVEMMGRVAMGSDGAAIAVDPSLAMERYFVPQGISADIIATEYGFTRDEADKLAMQSQQRAKKAWDEGRFDKSVIEIKDQNGLSILSHDEYMRPQTDMQSLGSLNPAFQQMGEVMPGFDKVALMKYPHLEKINHIHHAGNSSGIVDGAAAVLIGNKEFGEKYGLKPRARIRATAKIGTDPTIMLTGPVPVTEKILADNGMNINDIDLFEVNEAFAAVVMRFMQAFDVDESKVNVNGGSIAMGHPLGATGAMIIGTLLDELERSDKEVGMATLCIASGMGAATIIERV, from the coding sequence ATGACCGAAGCATATATCTACGACGCCCTGCGCACCCCGCGTGGCAAGGGCCGCAAAGACGGCGCCCTGCACGAGCTGACTTCGTTGCGCCTGTCCGCGCTAACGCTCAATGCGATGAAAGAGCGGAACAATCTTGAAGGCCACGCCGTCGAGGACGTGATCTGGGGCAACGTGACCCAGGTGATGGAACAGGGCGGCTGTCTGGCGCGCTCTGCCGTGCTGGCATCCGATCTTGATGAACGCATCCCAGGCCTCGCCATCAACCGTTTCTGCGCCTCTGGCATGGAAGCCGTGAACCTTGCAGCCAACCAAGTGCGCGGCGGCGCGGGCATGGGCTATATCGCCGGTGGCGTTGAAATGATGGGCCGCGTGGCCATGGGCAGCGACGGTGCTGCGATTGCCGTTGACCCTTCGCTCGCGATGGAGCGGTATTTCGTGCCGCAGGGCATCTCGGCTGACATCATCGCGACCGAATACGGCTTTACCCGTGACGAGGCCGACAAGCTAGCGATGCAGTCGCAACAGCGTGCCAAGAAAGCCTGGGACGAAGGGCGCTTTGATAAATCCGTGATCGAGATCAAGGACCAGAACGGCCTGTCGATCCTCAGCCATGACGAATACATGCGCCCCCAGACCGACATGCAGTCGCTGGGGTCGCTGAACCCTGCGTTCCAGCAGATGGGCGAGGTCATGCCCGGCTTTGATAAGGTCGCGCTGATGAAATATCCGCACCTCGAAAAGATCAACCACATCCACCACGCGGGGAACTCCTCGGGCATCGTGGACGGTGCGGCGGCTGTCCTGATCGGGAACAAGGAATTCGGCGAGAAATACGGCCTCAAGCCGCGCGCGCGCATCCGTGCAACCGCCAAGATCGGGACCGACCCGACCATCATGCTGACCGGCCCTGTTCCCGTGACCGAAAAGATCCTTGCGGACAATGGCATGAACATCAACGACATCGATCTGTTCGAGGTTAACGAAGCCTTTGCCGCTGTCGTCATGCGCTTCATGCAGGCGTTCGACGTCGATGAAAGCAAGGTCAACGTGAACGGCGGGTCGATCGCCATGGGTCACCCCTTGGGTGCCACCGGCGCGATGATCATCGGCACGCTGCTGGACGAGCTTGAGCGTTCGGACAAGGAAGTCGGGATGGCCACGCTTTGCATCGCCTCTGGTATGGGTGCCGCCACCATCATCGAGCGCGTTTGA
- a CDS encoding quinone-dependent dihydroorotate dehydrogenase, with translation MKRMAEQLGLRALHQVDPETAHGLAITALRLGLAPTPGPVTSKRLKTSLAGMRLPNPVGLAAGFDKNATAVAPLSNAGFGFIEVGAATPLPQPGNDKPRLFRLTEDRAAINRFGFNNEGMQAICTRLARRGAGVPVGLNLGANKTSTDRAADFARVMELARDHVDFATVNVSSPNTEKLRDLQGKAALAALLAGVMEVRGDTPVFLKIAPDLTESEIADVAEVANDADVAAIIATNTTLDRTGLKNAQRDQMGGLSGAPLFEKSTRVLARLSTLTDIPLVGVGGISSAEDAYAKICAGASAVQLYTALVYGGLSLAADIAKGLDKLLKQDGFDTVADAVGSNRSAWL, from the coding sequence ATGAAGCGTATGGCCGAGCAGCTGGGGCTGCGCGCCCTGCATCAGGTTGACCCCGAAACGGCCCACGGTCTGGCGATCACCGCACTGCGGCTTGGCTTGGCCCCTACCCCCGGTCCGGTCACATCGAAACGGCTGAAAACCTCGCTTGCCGGGATGAGGCTGCCCAACCCTGTCGGCCTTGCCGCGGGGTTTGACAAGAACGCCACCGCCGTCGCGCCGCTGTCCAACGCGGGGTTCGGCTTTATCGAGGTCGGGGCCGCCACGCCCCTGCCCCAACCCGGCAATGACAAACCCCGTCTGTTCCGCCTGACCGAGGACCGCGCGGCGATCAACCGCTTTGGCTTTAACAACGAGGGCATGCAGGCGATCTGCACGCGATTGGCGCGCCGCGGCGCGGGCGTGCCCGTGGGGCTCAACCTTGGGGCCAACAAGACCAGCACCGACCGCGCCGCCGATTTCGCCCGCGTGATGGAGCTTGCCCGCGATCACGTGGATTTCGCCACGGTCAATGTATCCTCGCCCAATACCGAAAAGCTGCGTGACCTGCAGGGCAAGGCCGCCCTCGCCGCGCTTCTGGCCGGCGTCATGGAGGTGCGCGGAGATACGCCCGTGTTCCTGAAAATCGCCCCCGATCTCACCGAGTCGGAGATCGCCGATGTGGCCGAGGTCGCCAATGACGCAGATGTGGCCGCGATCATTGCCACGAATACAACGCTGGACCGCACCGGCCTGAAGAACGCGCAGCGTGACCAGATGGGCGGACTGTCGGGCGCGCCCCTGTTCGAAAAATCCACCCGCGTGCTGGCGCGACTGTCGACGCTTACCGATATCCCGCTGGTGGGCGTCGGGGGCATCAGCTCGGCCGAGGATGCCTATGCCAAGATTTGCGCAGGTGCCTCGGCGGTGCAGCTTTATACGGCGCTCGTCTATGGCGGGCTGTCACTGGCAGCGGATATCGCCAAGGGGCTCGACAAACTGCTGAAGCAGGACGGGTTCGATACCGTGGCCGATGCCGTGGGCAGCAACCGCAGCGCTTGGCTTTGA
- a CDS encoding MerR family transcriptional regulator, with product MSNTTMTIREMCTAFDVTPRTLRFYEAKELLFPERQGQKRLFTKRDRARLKLILRGKRFGFSLEEIRQLLDLYHMGDQQQTQLARTYDIARERLADLEAQREDLNNAIDDLQNQLKWGEKMIASINSARNAAE from the coding sequence ATGTCCAACACTACGATGACCATCCGAGAGATGTGCACCGCCTTCGATGTGACCCCGCGCACCCTGCGGTTCTACGAAGCGAAAGAACTGCTTTTCCCCGAACGTCAGGGACAAAAGCGCCTGTTTACCAAACGGGACCGTGCGCGGCTGAAACTGATCCTGCGTGGCAAGCGCTTTGGCTTCAGCCTCGAAGAAATCCGCCAGTTGCTGGACTTGTACCACATGGGCGACCAGCAACAGACCCAATTGGCGCGCACCTATGACATCGCGCGCGAACGTCTGGCCGACCTCGAAGCACAGCGCGAGGATCTGAACAACGCCATCGACGACCTGCAAAACCAGTTGAAATGGGGGGAGAAAATGATCGCCTCCATCAACAGCGCCCGCAACGCGGCAGAATAG
- a CDS encoding PaaI family thioesterase, producing the protein MSTRSKPEAVQVVKKRRDAALRALVDGVPYISFLGIEFDRRGDELTGVLPFSDKLIGNPLLQALHGGVTASFLEVTSIITLSWEYLWEDLESGALAVDKMDATHLPRLPKTIDFTVDYLRSGLPRDAYARARINRSGRRYASVHVEAWQDNRSKLFAQATGHFLMPQRRD; encoded by the coding sequence ATGAGCACACGGAGCAAACCCGAGGCGGTACAGGTCGTCAAAAAGCGTCGCGATGCGGCGCTGCGCGCGCTGGTGGACGGCGTGCCCTACATCAGCTTTCTGGGGATCGAGTTCGACCGCCGTGGCGACGAGTTGACCGGCGTTCTGCCCTTCTCCGACAAGCTGATCGGCAATCCGCTGTTGCAGGCGCTGCACGGTGGGGTCACGGCCTCGTTCCTTGAGGTCACGTCGATCATCACGCTGAGCTGGGAATACCTGTGGGAGGATCTTGAATCCGGTGCGCTGGCCGTCGACAAGATGGATGCGACGCATTTGCCACGACTGCCGAAGACGATCGACTTTACCGTCGATTACCTGCGTTCGGGTCTGCCGCGCGATGCCTATGCGCGCGCGCGGATCAACCGGTCGGGGCGGCGCTATGCCTCGGTGCATGTCGAGGCATGGCAGGACAACCGCAGCAAGCTTTTCGCGCAGGCTACGGGCCATTTCCTGATGCCCCAACGCCGTGACTGA
- a CDS encoding helix-turn-helix transcriptional regulator: protein MNSVSALWLLVQRLAKAQDFRTVTYHSIDVQSLGDSSFGAIGIGIPAEFQRMYTDERMYLDDPFPPFAASQITPFFWRDLPQLITLTEKQKAYLRKAREFGFADGLVCQVFGPQARNALVSIGFHHDRPRPTDAEVLDLQMASQFAHLRFCALVAGPAAPNRRLSPRELELLRWIARGKSNTSIAQIMGVSRHTVDTIMRRLFGKLDVTDRTRAAVRGLAFGLIDQSMDNLS, encoded by the coding sequence GTGAACAGTGTCTCTGCGCTATGGCTTCTGGTGCAACGCCTTGCCAAAGCGCAGGATTTCCGCACCGTGACCTACCACAGCATTGATGTGCAATCCTTGGGGGATTCCAGTTTCGGGGCGATTGGGATCGGCATCCCTGCAGAGTTTCAGCGCATGTATACCGACGAACGGATGTATCTGGATGACCCGTTTCCGCCCTTCGCGGCGTCACAGATCACGCCGTTTTTCTGGCGCGACCTGCCGCAGCTGATCACCTTGACCGAAAAGCAGAAAGCCTACCTGCGCAAAGCCAGAGAGTTCGGATTTGCCGATGGTCTGGTCTGTCAGGTCTTCGGCCCGCAAGCGCGCAATGCTTTGGTCAGTATCGGCTTCCACCACGACAGGCCGCGCCCGACCGATGCAGAGGTTCTGGATCTGCAAATGGCCAGCCAATTCGCTCATCTGCGTTTTTGCGCATTGGTGGCGGGTCCGGCGGCACCGAACCGAAGACTTTCCCCGCGCGAACTGGAATTGCTGCGTTGGATCGCGCGCGGCAAGAGCAACACCTCGATCGCGCAGATCATGGGGGTGTCGCGACACACGGTCGATACGATCATGCGGCGTTTGTTCGGCAAGCTGGATGTGACCGACCGCACCCGCGCGGCGGTGCGGGGGCTGGCGTTCGGGTTGATCGACCAATCAATGGATAACCTGTCGTAG
- a CDS encoding glutathione S-transferase family protein, producing the protein MTIKLHCFGESGNAYKAALALQLSGLDWEPVKVDFFGGETRTPDYRAAINNMGEAPVMIDGGIRLTQSGVIQDYVSEQSGKFGGGNPEERREILRWVLWDNHKLSSNAGMTRFLMNFLPEDKQPKEVIGFMQGRLSAAYAVLNDHLNGRDWIVGDGITNADLSCCGYLYYPEPFGFVRKDWPHIDAWLTRLSETPGWKAPYDLMPGSPADRA; encoded by the coding sequence ATGACCATCAAACTGCATTGCTTTGGCGAAAGCGGAAACGCCTATAAGGCGGCGCTTGCGTTGCAGCTGTCGGGGCTCGACTGGGAGCCGGTGAAAGTTGATTTCTTCGGCGGCGAAACCCGCACGCCGGATTACCGTGCGGCCATCAACAATATGGGCGAAGCGCCGGTGATGATTGATGGTGGCATTCGCCTGACCCAATCCGGCGTGATCCAGGATTACGTGTCCGAACAATCGGGCAAATTCGGCGGCGGCAATCCGGAAGAGCGCCGCGAGATCCTGCGGTGGGTATTGTGGGACAACCACAAGCTCAGCTCGAACGCCGGTATGACGCGTTTTTTGATGAACTTCCTGCCCGAAGACAAGCAGCCCAAAGAAGTCATCGGCTTTATGCAGGGGCGTTTGTCTGCGGCCTATGCCGTGCTGAACGACCATCTGAACGGCCGCGACTGGATTGTCGGTGACGGGATCACCAATGCCGACCTGAGCTGCTGCGGCTATCTGTATTACCCCGAGCCTTTCGGCTTTGTCCGCAAGGACTGGCCCCATATCGACGCGTGGCTCACGCGTCTGAGCGAAACACCGGGCTGGAAAGCCCCCTACGACCTGATGCCCGGCAGCCCTGCTGACCGCGCCTGA
- a CDS encoding MerR family transcriptional regulator, whose protein sequence is MTDKRLNFKEMCAEFDVTPRTLRYYEYIELLHPEREGRSRSYGAREIARMKLIMRGRKFGYSLEGIRQWLLIYENEGTEAQMRAWVISADRQLGELAEQRKQLDEAIEELQKSRDDTEAALAKRD, encoded by the coding sequence ATGACAGACAAACGCCTGAACTTTAAAGAAATGTGTGCGGAGTTTGACGTCACGCCGCGCACGTTGCGCTATTACGAGTACATAGAATTGCTCCACCCCGAGCGTGAAGGCCGGTCGCGCAGCTATGGCGCGCGGGAAATCGCCCGCATGAAGCTGATCATGCGGGGGCGCAAGTTCGGGTATTCGCTGGAAGGCATCCGCCAGTGGCTGCTGATCTATGAAAACGAAGGCACCGAAGCGCAAATGCGCGCTTGGGTCATCAGCGCGGACCGCCAGTTGGGAGAGCTGGCAGAACAGCGCAAGCAGTTGGACGAAGCCATCGAAGAGCTGCAAAAATCGCGCGACGATACAGAGGCTGCATTGGCCAAGCGCGACTGA
- a CDS encoding PaaI family thioesterase produces the protein MSDKLRIAKQFIAALPYSGALGMELQELDGGVAVIDMPYDERLIGDPRTGVLHGGAVSALMDTCCGAAVMSHPSNPGGTATIDLRIEYLRAAVPGQRITARAECYHVTRNVAFVRATAQDEEDGSPVATATGSFTVEGKR, from the coding sequence ATGTCAGACAAACTTCGCATCGCCAAGCAGTTCATCGCGGCGCTGCCTTACAGCGGTGCCCTGGGGATGGAACTGCAAGAGCTGGATGGCGGCGTCGCCGTGATCGACATGCCCTATGATGAACGGCTGATCGGCGATCCGCGCACAGGTGTCTTGCATGGCGGGGCCGTGTCGGCGTTGATGGATACCTGCTGCGGGGCCGCGGTGATGAGCCACCCTAGCAATCCCGGGGGGACGGCGACGATTGATTTGCGCATAGAATATCTGCGCGCGGCTGTGCCTGGTCAACGGATCACGGCGCGGGCGGAATGTTATCACGTGACGCGGAATGTCGCCTTTGTGCGCGCCACGGCACAGGACGAAGAAGACGGCAGCCCGGTCGCCACCGCCACCGGCAGTTTCACGGTGGAGGGCAAACGATGA
- a CDS encoding MATE family efflux transporter, producing MTDAIPKGEVSAVAQGKLSAKEVVTHRRVLNIAIPIVISNATVPILGAVDTGVVGQIGLAAPIGAVGIGAIILSSLYWVFGFLRMGTVGLTAQAAGNNDAAEVAALLTRGLLIGGLAGFALVMLQIPLFWAAFQVSPASAEVESLARSYMGIRVWSAPAAIAIYAITGWLIAQERTRAVLVVQLWMNGLNIALDLWFVLGLGWGIQGVAIATFLAEWSGAALGLWFCRAAFRVPAWRDWAQVFDGPRWINMMKVNGDILVRSLLLQAVFVSFLFLGSGLGDVKLAANQVLLQFLMITAFALDGFAFAAEALVGRAMGGKQRDVLRRGAVLTSGWGLLACAVMTVGFAWGGGMIIDLMTTAPLVRAEARVFLPYMVAAPLLGWASWMLDGIFIGATRSRDMRNMMAVSFVIYCASAALLVPWLGNHGLWISLLVSFVARGVTLALRYPALERAAG from the coding sequence GTGACTGACGCGATTCCCAAGGGCGAAGTCAGCGCCGTCGCCCAAGGCAAACTATCCGCGAAAGAGGTGGTGACCCACCGCCGCGTGCTGAACATCGCCATCCCGATTGTTATCTCCAACGCCACCGTGCCCATCTTGGGCGCGGTGGATACTGGCGTGGTCGGGCAGATCGGGCTGGCGGCCCCCATCGGAGCCGTGGGCATCGGCGCGATCATCCTGTCATCGCTCTACTGGGTGTTTGGCTTTCTGCGGATGGGCACCGTCGGGCTGACCGCGCAGGCGGCAGGCAACAACGACGCGGCAGAGGTCGCGGCACTGCTGACACGCGGGCTGCTGATCGGCGGGTTGGCGGGCTTTGCGCTGGTGATGCTGCAGATACCGCTGTTCTGGGCGGCGTTTCAGGTCTCTCCGGCCAGCGCCGAGGTCGAAAGCCTCGCCCGGTCCTATATGGGGATCCGCGTCTGGTCCGCCCCGGCGGCAATTGCGATATACGCGATCACCGGCTGGCTGATCGCGCAGGAACGCACCCGTGCCGTGCTGGTGGTGCAACTGTGGATGAACGGGCTGAATATCGCGCTGGACCTGTGGTTCGTGCTGGGGCTCGGCTGGGGTATCCAGGGCGTCGCCATCGCGACCTTTCTGGCTGAATGGTCGGGTGCGGCACTTGGGCTGTGGTTCTGCCGTGCAGCTTTCAGAGTGCCCGCATGGCGGGACTGGGCGCAGGTGTTCGACGGTCCGCGCTGGATCAACATGATGAAGGTCAACGGCGACATCCTTGTGCGGTCGCTTCTGTTGCAGGCGGTGTTCGTCTCGTTCCTGTTTCTGGGATCGGGGTTGGGGGACGTGAAACTCGCCGCCAATCAGGTGCTGCTGCAATTCCTGATGATCACGGCCTTTGCGCTTGACGGTTTCGCCTTTGCGGCCGAGGCGTTGGTCGGGCGCGCCATGGGCGGCAAGCAGCGAGATGTCCTGCGGCGCGGCGCGGTGCTGACCAGCGGCTGGGGTCTGCTGGCCTGTGCCGTGATGACCGTGGGCTTCGCATGGGGCGGGGGCATGATCATCGACCTCATGACCACGGCCCCGCTTGTGCGCGCAGAGGCGCGGGTGTTCTTGCCCTATATGGTCGCGGCCCCGCTGCTGGGGTGGGCGTCATGGATGCTGGACGGGATCTTTATCGGGGCCACGCGGTCGCGGGACATGCGCAACATGATGGCAGTATCTTTTGTGATCTACTGTGCGAGTGCCGCGCTGCTGGTGCCGTGGCTGGGCAACCACGGGCTGTGGATTTCGCTGCTGGTGTCCTTTGTCGCGCGTGGGGTCACGCTGGCGCTGCGCTACCCCGCGTTGGAGCGTGCGGCGGGATAG
- a CDS encoding acyl-CoA dehydrogenase C-terminal domain-containing protein, translated as MPSYTAPIKDMQFVLHDVLNVTASSTPGYDELEADFTSAILEEAGKLTSEVLAPLNAAGDQEGCRLENGVVYTPKGFKDAFAKVKEGGWTGLDMPEQYGGQNMPYILGTAVGEMFSASNQAFTMYQGLTHGAASAILAHGSDAQKDTYLPNMVSCEWTGTMNLTEPHCGTDLGLMRTKAAPQEDGSYKITGQKIFISSGEHDMADNIIHLVLAKIEGGPEGIKGVSLFIVPKFMVKEDGSLGERNAVSVGSIEEKMGIHGNSTCVMNYDGAVGYLLGDEHKGMRAMFTMMNEARVGVGMQGLAQADVAYQNALAYAKDRLQGRAVTGTEHPDKPADPLIVHPDIRRSLMEQKSFVEGARAFILWGASLIDAAHRADDKDADGLVSLMTPVIKGFLTDIGYDMTVKAQQVYGGHGYIEEWGMSQFTRDARIAMIYEGANGVQALDLVGRKLAQDGGKHVMAFFDLVKTFIKENAGQDAEFDASFMEPLKAASKDLQSAGMYFIQNGMKNPNNALSGSNDFMHMFGHVCLGLMWAKMGLAAKKALKDGTGDASFYETKLATGRFYMARQLPATSLHLKRIETGADTVMALDAANF; from the coding sequence ATGCCGAGCTACACCGCCCCGATCAAGGATATGCAATTCGTCCTGCACGACGTGCTGAACGTCACCGCGTCGTCCACCCCCGGTTATGACGAGCTTGAGGCGGATTTCACCTCTGCCATTCTGGAAGAAGCAGGCAAGCTGACCTCCGAAGTCCTCGCCCCGCTGAACGCGGCGGGTGATCAAGAAGGCTGCCGTCTGGAGAACGGCGTCGTCTACACCCCCAAAGGGTTCAAGGACGCCTTTGCGAAGGTCAAGGAAGGCGGCTGGACCGGTCTGGACATGCCAGAGCAATACGGCGGCCAGAACATGCCCTATATCCTCGGCACCGCCGTGGGCGAGATGTTCTCGGCGTCCAACCAGGCGTTCACCATGTATCAAGGCCTGACCCACGGTGCGGCCTCGGCGATCCTCGCCCACGGCTCTGACGCACAAAAGGATACATATCTGCCCAACATGGTGTCCTGCGAATGGACCGGCACCATGAACCTGACAGAGCCCCACTGCGGCACCGATCTGGGCCTGATGCGCACCAAGGCAGCGCCACAGGAAGACGGCAGCTATAAGATCACCGGCCAGAAGATCTTTATCTCGTCCGGTGAACACGACATGGCCGATAACATCATCCATCTGGTGCTGGCCAAGATCGAAGGCGGCCCCGAAGGCATCAAGGGCGTATCGCTCTTCATCGTGCCCAAGTTCATGGTCAAGGAAGACGGCTCGCTTGGCGAACGCAACGCGGTGTCCGTCGGCTCCATCGAAGAGAAAATGGGCATCCACGGCAACTCTACCTGTGTGATGAACTATGACGGCGCGGTCGGCTACCTGCTGGGGGACGAACACAAAGGCATGCGCGCGATGTTCACCATGATGAACGAAGCCCGCGTGGGCGTCGGCATGCAGGGTCTGGCGCAGGCCGATGTGGCCTATCAGAACGCGCTGGCCTACGCCAAGGACCGCCTGCAAGGCCGTGCCGTCACCGGGACAGAGCACCCCGACAAGCCTGCCGATCCGCTGATCGTCCACCCCGATATCCGTCGTAGCCTGATGGAGCAGAAATCCTTTGTCGAAGGGGCGCGGGCGTTCATCCTCTGGGGGGCCAGCCTAATCGACGCGGCACACCGCGCGGATGACAAGGATGCCGACGGGCTTGTCTCGCTGATGACCCCCGTCATCAAAGGCTTCCTGACCGACATCGGCTATGACATGACGGTCAAGGCGCAGCAGGTCTATGGCGGCCACGGCTATATCGAGGAATGGGGCATGTCCCAGTTCACCCGCGACGCCCGTATCGCGATGATCTACGAAGGGGCCAATGGCGTTCAGGCGCTCGACCTCGTGGGCCGCAAACTGGCGCAGGACGGTGGCAAACACGTCATGGCCTTCTTTGATCTGGTCAAGACCTTCATCAAGGAAAACGCAGGCCAGGACGCCGAGTTCGACGCCAGCTTTATGGAGCCGCTGAAGGCTGCCAGCAAAGACCTGCAATCGGCGGGCATGTACTTCATACAGAACGGCATGAAGAACCCCAACAACGCGCTCTCGGGGTCGAATGATTTCATGCATATGTTCGGGCATGTCTGTCTGGGCCTGATGTGGGCGAAAATGGGTCTGGCCGCGAAGAAAGCGCTGAAAGATGGCACCGGCGACGCGTCCTTCTACGAGACCAAGCTGGCAACCGGCCGCTTCTACATGGCCCGCCAACTGCCCGCGACCTCGCTGCATCTCAAGCGGATCGAAACCGGCGCGGATACTGTGATGGCGCTGGACGCGGCAAACTTCTAG